The sequence agcTAGCGgtgaagatgaaaacagaaggcaggAAGGAAAATTTGAATCTTCTTACACCTTTatttactccctgaaactgtctGCATCAAGTAcagccctcagactctgttatCACTGTAATATTTAGATTTAgcattaggccacatcaatttaatttgttggttcttgcaatttttaagaaaaaatatggagggacagggcgaaaaaaaagataaaaatttggcaaaaacatAATAAAGAATAATATtatgattattcaagtttcagcttaaTAAAAGCAAAATTCTCTATGGCAGACATTCAACTCATCACAGTACTCCCATTGTACAGTAGTgcacctgtttgttgaaaattatcaaAAGTACAGTTTCTATAATGTACTTTTATTGtgtcattcataaaaaaacATTAACTTTGAATATAGTAACATTGACAGACAAAAACTGTATAGAAGCATTTAGGGCATTTTGCTATACTGGAAACTTGTTGAATGGCTTTAAGCCGCTTTATACTGAGTAACAATTTCCTGAATGGGAGGTGtggtacatttttcttcttttttattttattttggaaaaataGAAGAGGagaatccgagaaccaacaaatgaaattggtgtgccATTTTTTGTAagatccaagaaccaagaaataaaatagcTGTCGCCTTATGTACATAGTTTCAGCagggccacatcaatttatttcCCTGGTTCTCGAACATTTAAAAGTCAATGTTCAGCAAaaggacaagatgaaaacagggcAGGGAGGACAACTGAATCTGACTACagtatactgtactagtatttagTTCCTGACACTTTGTACAAGGCACAGGCTTTCCCTTCAGACTCATGTACATATTGCAACTTTGCACGAACTTTTAAAACCAGAGAACCAATAACTACATTAGTATGGCCTTGATTGTATCATCATAACCTGAAGGAAACCTTATACTGTACCAGCAGTTGAAGGTATCTGGAATTATGTATGAGATACTTGACATGCTGCAATGAGCATATACTTACCAGTAATCTGTACTTACCAACCTATCCAGCCAGGAGACTAAAACTCCAGCCATCCCAAACTGACAACTCTACATCCTGCCACTCAAACTTGATTGACACCCTCTGGTGACCCAGAACCAGATGTGAGAGTgtgaaaggaaaacaaattcaatttgtTTTGCAATAAACATTCTATGATGTGTaaagtcaattccatgtcaccgagagggttttcagataatattgctactaagtttgaacaattttagataaaagaccaTTTCAGTCAAAATTACTTATTTATAAAACTTTGATTGTTGTTAGCTTTTCAAGGGGCCGCTCACAGATATGCTCGTTATGCAGCTTACTACCTTTTTGTGCATAGTGTCTATttaatacaacaacaaaaaatcagcaGTATATAATATGCAAAGTAGAACATTATCAGTATGTATAATAAAAACTTTCATTAAAAAAGCATTATGGACAAAGTCCATATAAAAATTAAGTTATCCTGGGGACAGACAACGGTGCATGCACCAGTTCTTCCGAGACAGGGGTCCGtggtagtgcgcgacaaaaatcGTGACAAAAGGGTTTCCAGTGTCGAgctttgagttcacatttctcataatttgctgcaaactgacattaaataccAACACGGTTGAAAAGCGTAAGAATCGGTGTATTTTTGGTAAAAATTGATTTCGGGCCAGAGCCTTATTTCCGAATAATCATCCGCGTTGAAGGTAAGctgcccctttgacccagattgacctttgttgcgttctgttggccatgttgcattacctcgcgcgtcgggttattgtgaaaatcgaagtggtaggattttcttcaTAATTTGCTTGATTATACtgtaccttggagttttctctttctgacactaacactaacagtcatttttgtgtcaaaaattctggtgatgtgtttagttccacACGAAAATGCCCAATTTTGTACCTCATTTTTGAcaggaaaatactttttccctgtAATACttactaaaattacagaggttgaagaaaccgaaagtcgggttttcttgtagctatagggatccttcattcccatacagttgttttggctcagaagtatttcctggaagagacggtggcttaagacttgagggtgtgcaaactcgaattgagacccaaaataaactagggggtgcccccacAAGCAAGGGAATATGAAAACTTAGCCTTTTTAGGTCAATAGttatcaaaagaaaacaaatatagatagatggatggatgttcacagtgtgtttatttttgtcaaCTTCCTTGCACAGATCAATGACATAATGTCAATGCATAAATCTACCCTTTTATAATATTGACCATGTTTTTCACCCCTCTCCATTATAGCCTGAGTGCcacagcggtcactacggaggatggtactaaGGCTAACCCCATTATGCCTTTCACAAGATATGGtcattttttggggaaaaatatacattttggtgAAAAAGCCCTGTGTGACATTGGACTATTCCACAATTTTCTACATTCTTGTATGAGCTTTAATAAACTGGATGTGTTTCCTGATTTCCTTCAATGTTATGGAACGGAAAACCTGGGTTGGGCCATCAGTCTTATTTTTGGCATCAGATATTTGGGGCATCAATCATCAATTACGATTTTGCCCACAAAACATCTACTTGGGGACAAATTTTTAGCAAAACAGCCCACGAAAACATTTTGATactaatcccccccccccccacaaaaaaaaaagattcaggAAATTGTTACTTAGAAAAGCCATTCAATAATATTCCAGTATTGCAAAATGCCCTAAATGCCTTTATTTAGTTTTGTCTGCCAAGGTTTTTATATTCAACATTTATGTCTTCTCATGAATGACAGAAGTACATAAATAAAAACTTTACTTTGGATAATTTAAAACAAACATGAGCATCTACTGTGCAATGGGAGTACCGGGATGAGTTTTTCTCAAGATGAAACTTGAAAAATCAtattattctttatgtttttgccaaatttttatCCCTGTCGCTCCATACTTTTTCTGAAACAATCTGAGGACCAACAaattcaattggtgtggccttagattttcacaattgccagTGTAATTCCAAATAgtaaattttgatttgatttatgttAGGACCACACATTTCACCCATATAATTGTTGTTGTGTGTAGGATTCCTAAATACATCTGGAAAGGGTCCTTTGTCATAGCCAAAGCTTTCCACAAAGCCTATTTTTAGCATGCAGCTATTACCTTTCTGAATGCCACTCTGATCGAAAGTGGCAATTGAACTtgtgactgctttaccttctaAGAATGAAGTATAATGGAATCCATCTGAAAGCAAGCCATATATATTAAAGCAAGGCTAAAgcaatgctacatgtagattaaAATATTGCGATGAAAAATGTGTCCTCAATTGCCTTAAATTGTGGCTTGGAGTTATATTGCTGCCCTACATTATGTTATAAAAGGTGGATGTTACCACTATAGATAAAGGACAAAGATTTTTCCCTTTTATTGTATATTGGTGATAATTAGTTATTTGCTCTGTAATTAAAGAATTTGTTTTAAGACATTGTTCCTTTTTCAACTCGAACAAAAAATTACTAGGCCCCCCCTTATAATTGTCGCCATGTTTTAGTCCAGCTGTAGTTCATAATCCAAACTAAATGGCTGCAACCTACTTTTTCTATGTTACCAGTACAAACCACCAGTTCCATATTAAGGACTGCTTGGCCATGGTGGTCCGTCTAACCTAACTGAGGCAACATGAACATTGATACCCTTATATCAGCCTAAATTTAGGATTCCTCTTGTACCATTGGGCCTTGCATACCTATGATGTGATGTACTCTTAATCAACATAAAACTAAAAGCCGCCTTAactaaaattaaaaacaacatcAGGTTAAACTCATGGATGCAAAAAAACATTGTTCTGAAGAAAATATCCTTTCTTTCGTTGGGACAAAATAAGGTTGCAGTGGCTTTGTGGTCAGTTCTTCCTAATGATCAGGCACTTTGGATACTGAATGTGACAGCCCAAACAGCCACCACCCTTtgaggcccttatttgcatgaaaACCTTCCCtggctttgtctggtcctccagGTTTCTGTGCTGCTGTAGGGGAGTAACTGGGCATAAAACCCACTACTGTTGGCAGGGCCGAAAAGCAGTTCAGCTACTGGCTTAATTAAACATCGTGGGCTGAAGAAGACTGCAGTATATCATCCCCCCTGGCCTCACAGTTGGCACCAGCAAAATGACAGAAATTGTGTCAGGATTCGATTAGCCTGCTGCAAACTGCTGGCCAGAATACAAATAATGCTGCAGGACCATTCCTCCACCCTGAACATTTGTGCAGATGTTGATCAATGTCAGCGCCCAGGCAGTCGCAGGCCATCAACCATCAACGATATCTGGTGCGGAGTCCAGACTGTGCGCAGCATGCCAACCCGCCCCTGCAAACAAAGGGATATATAGCCCCCTCCTGTAAATAATGAACAAACCCCAATTTGCACTCAAAACAAGTCTAGCTAGCTTTATCTGTCAGATTTGACCCACCAAAATGCAAATTGCTGAAAATTTGTCCTATTTATCTAACTTAGCATCCTCCCGGGACGGCAGCAAACATGCAAGCTTTCACTGGCATGTACTAGATGTTCATCAAAGGCCTCATTAATATTTTAGCTTGAAGTGTGCTGCTGGCCAATAGCTGAGCTTGCAGCTGGAATGTGTATGGATGCATAATTGCACGATGCCATGAGGGGAATTGGAATGAGCCTAGCTACATTGTCTGCTATCTGTGCGCCTGCTTTGTCTGCCTGGCTGAAAATGCGGCATACAAATTTGGAAAGGGGAATCAGAAGGCCTCACACATTTACACTCACAGCGGTTGCTGGCAGTGCATTGCTCTGTATTTCTATATAGAAACAAGtcatttcagtttttttttttgcctcaGTAAATGAAATGTTTAAGTCCGTTTTCAAACAATGTTTTGAGGATCAACACAGGCCATTTCCTGACCACTAATTTACACAGACCTTAAGAGGCAAACTAACCTTTCCACATGGGTGTACAGGACCTTGATCAATCATGCACTTTGATTTCTTTCAATCTAACAGGGCAATGCTTTAAATAGGAGTGAGTCAGCAAACTGAGTTATGTATTGAACCACCATCTACAAACACTTCCCACTGACACGACTGATTACGCTTTACCCAGACATTTCTTGTTAATGAATAACAGGGCTTGTAGATTGAACAGCACCGATCAGTTTGCATGTGCCCTGGTAGTCACTGATCGGTGGGGGGAAACTGGGCCCCTATAAGCAGGTGCTTGTAAGAACCACACACAggaaggcacacacacacacacacacactgtgacatCACTTGCTACATTTGGTAGAGCAGGGACAATAGACACCCTGTGTTAGTGAAACATAACACCCCAGCTGGCCCTACCATCCCAAATTATTGGAGTTCAATATCATCCAAATAAAGCATTATGCTGTGTCTGCCCATGACCTAACATGCCATGTTCCTACCCACCATCAATGGAAGATACAGTTCTGTCATTCGAATCCCCACTTACCTCTGAAAACCAACTACATGGCATGCCAATGTGGTATGTGGCACCCAAGTAATGCACTAGTACCTAGACATCTCTTTTGCAGCAAAACCTGACAACAAAACAGCTCATCATTTATTGTAATACAACTTTAATGGCAGAAAAATAAAACTCTTACAATTTTATAATCCTCAAGTCTCAACAAATATAATAATATTAGTATATCTGGCCAAACGTGGTTACCAGGCccaaaataaaaaatattttgtatttagtAAACTTTTTCTCCATAGTATATTTGCGGTCATGTTTCACACCTAGATATACATAAACTGTTGTAAATAATATATTAAAATAGTACATGCCTAGACTATGGTGCAACGAAATTATCGTATCGGCATGTGTAGCTATTTTATACAAATGTTAGAAAGCAATAGCTTGTCTCTGAATCACTTTGGGTATCCCATTTTGGGCATCATTCATCCATATAGAATAAAATAAGTCTATCTGCATACAGCCTATAAAATATTTGCTgggtaaaatatatttttaaacCAAATCTCATTTGAGTCTTTCTCATCCACATCCATATCACAACTGAATGTCCTCTAATATTCAATAATCACTAATTAAAATGCAACTACATGTTACAAGCCAAGTACAGGCCTTTCTAATGATAAAGTCTTCAACCCAGCGACATACTCTCATCTGATTGAAATTAGAATTTAAATTAAACTTTATTTCTGTAAACATCTTTAGTATGAAATAGACTTTGTATACGCTCAAAGAATAAAATATTTGTAGCTATATATACTTTTGGACTTGTTATAGGTTAAGCCTTGTCCATCTTCATAGTCAAAATTTGAAATTGGatatttttgtgtggttttcttAAGCATGTTtatgtaaacaatatataatataaagcTTAGGAAAATATACGAATTGCCTGAGATATAGTGGTATGACACACTGGGCACTCTGCATCCTTTTTCTCACACAGACGGTTGGCACACTCCATACAGAACAGGTTGTGACCACACGGCACCAAGGCGGCGACCACCTCGCTCTCGTAGCAGATCATGCAATCCTTCTTGTTCTTGGAACGCGGTGGGAGGGATCCTGTGGAGTCGGTCGGGCTGCTCGAGATGGAGGTGGAGGAACCAGACTGCACACTTGACACGGAGGTAGAGAAACCTGAGCCTGGCAGAGGGGTGAACATGGTGGGTCCACCGCTCAGGGGGTCACTGCGAACACGACGTGCTGTGGGGTGCTCGTTGGAATCCGACAGTGTGGGGGACAGGCGAGGGTGGCCCGACGAACCACTAATACTGCTGCTGCGGCGTTGCACATTGGGGATGGTGCCATTGGCTGCATTGCTGCCGAACAGGGCTGCAGTCACACTGCTGCCACTGCGGCTGTTGGGCACCAGATCCAGCGGGGCCCACATGTTGGAAGGGGGTGCAGGTGCGGGGTCAAAGGGTGGAGACTCACCTATGCCCAGATCTCGGTCGTCTCCAGGAGTGAAGTTGTTGAAGGTGTCAAATGCCAGGCcattgctgctgctgctggtgtAATTATTGGGGTTGAAGTCAGGAACAGTTCCACTGCCATTTGTGCCTGGAAACTTGAAGAAGTTGGAAGGCTCTGAGAGGTTGCGAGGAAGAATGTTATTGCTACTGCTGTGATAGTTATTGGTATGGCCTGGGTTCCCTTTGGGGATGTAGTTGTTGTGGTCATTAACGGTGGCTGCTGTGCCGAAGTGGTCGAGAGGCGTTTCGGTGCCGTTACGGTGGAAGTCGTCCGGGTCGCCGACAGGATCGATGAGGCCTCCGGTCCGCATGGCGATGTGTGCCTCGATCTCCTCCCGCGCGCGATCGACATTCTCAGGCATGCCGGTCACCTCGAACACGGGCTCTTTGTCTCGGGACGGGGTCACGATGTAAGTGTGCGTCTGCTGCTGAATGCGCTTGATGGTGGCACCCTTTGGTCCCACCACCAACCCCACAACACGGTACGGCACGCGGACTTGGATAGTGATCTGTCCCGGCTGGTTTGGATTCGGCCCTGGACCCATGTTCATGTTGTTCTTACGAGCCGCTCGGATCTGAGAGAAGTGCTCGGCGGCAGACATGATCTCCCGCTTGGCCATGGCTACATCCTCTTTCCGCCCCGTCACAACGAAGACGGGCTCTTCCCCTCGAACAGGCGTCTTGATGTACGTGTTCGTCTTGGCTCTTAACGCCTTGATTTTGCAACCTTTAAAGAGAAGGCAAAACAAACCCCCATAACTACAACGCTCGGATATGCAGACGACCAGACAAAGGAAAACAGAACTCCCCACccgtcacccccctccctccgTGATTATCGTCTCATTCAAACACAGAAACCACGTTCAAACGAACACTGcacaaattttcaacatttcaatcTTTCTGAACTATATTTCTACTGAGCATATACACATAACACTTGCCTACAGAATCCACAAACGAAAACTTTCCCGACACTGCGACATGCATGGACGGATAATGTTCCACATACTGAAACATCACGCACAAAAATAATCTGGCACCCAAATACCCACTGTCTCATTATTTGCACACCAACATCGAGCTTCGTCAGAATTAGAATTTCGTGCTCCCCTGTTCGGtagagtttcaaaattttaccgTGCACATTTTATATCATTAACAACTTGATGGTAAGCCAGAATATGCCATTTATAACTTTCATAGTCCTGTCTAGACACAAAGACCCTGAGAGGGGCCTCCATACAACCCGGGGCAAGTGTCGGGCGCGGGTGTGCATAGATTCAGAATCGCTGGAAAATTCCTACCAACCTTGCCTTCCGACGATCTCGGCGACGTGCTCCGAGCTAGGCACAGGCACACATTCGGTCATGTTGCTGCTCTTTCGGTTCCGCGCATCGTTGTCGAAGCCAGAATTGGACATCTTATCATCTTGGTCGCTACCTCCGCTGAGCCCAAGCATGGCGAGGTCCAGGGCCAGCTGCAGCGCCCGCGCTTCATCCTGGCTTCCCATCGACGTGGGGGCTCCCCCGTTAGCAGGCTCCATGTCCGGGAACAGCGAGCTCGGCATTATAGGGGAGAGGAGCAGGAGAGGAGGGAGTAGAAACAGCTAAAGTTCTATCGTTCCGACATACAAAAATAGAGTGGTTTGCACAGTTATAGGGGGAAATGTCCGTACGTGTGTATCGCCTGGCCTCGCCTTCCAGAGTGCTGGCTTAGCGCGGTAAAATGTCTGCTTCTGTACTGCTCCTCAAACTAGGCTGACGTCACCTCCGTGTGGTCTCTCTTCCCTCTCATTGGTCAACTTTCTGATGTTTTAGAACTAGGAGGCAAAGCGATCAATTTGAAGCCAACAACGATGCAACAACTAGAGGCACTCCTGCAAttatattgaaatatattttaCCGTTGATGTAGTGATAAACTCGAATAATTCTAAATTTTAGTTGTATTGGATTACTGCAGTTTTTAACGCTGTCTTATGACGGAATATAGCAATTTGTAAGAATGACACATCATCATCTTCTCTCCTTACAACAAGACTGCGGTCACACAACCCTAGTACCTGATTGGACAGAAGGGTAGGAATCAGCGCGGCGGGGAAACGTAAAGGGCGGGGCTAGGGGACGGACACCTGGCGTGTCCGATGACTTGTCTGCCAGGTGATCGAGAAAGGTGTGCACGGGGTGGCGGGAAGCCGAGCAAAGATTAGTCATCAAAACTCTTTTATCTGATTGTGTTGGATACAGGTCCAAATCGCCCACCGTGTTCTGTTTGCCTTTTTCTCCCGACATTGAAAGCATTGCTCTGCTCCATAGCCAACTGACAGGTCTCCACCTTCCCTTGTATTTGTAATCTTATGAGTACGGTTTTGTAGCAACAacgtctccagctttaattatTTAAATACTCGAATTTTGGTTTACCGTGAAAATACTTGGCAATGTTTGGAAATATGTGGTTGCACCCATGTTATTGTCAATGTGCAGTCATGAAATAGTATAACGTTAATTATTCTTATGATGTGATTCAACCGCCGAATATTATTAGTGTGGGCGAGTATTGGTGGGTAAGCACAAAAGTATGCGGCTTTGGCTGTTGGATTCATGTGACATGTGCTCGAAATAAGTAGTTTTgggcgaaaaaaacacattggaATTAAATGTGTGGATGACTTACATTGTCAATATTGATCTGTTTTGAAAAGAGTTAAATGGTGCTTTATTTCTTATCAACCCCACTTCTATTCATAAACAAACAggaaattttcatgtttttattctcTTTGGCTAAGCAAACAATCATGATCAATGTATAAAATGACTGATTGTTTCAACCCTACTTTCTCTTTAATATGGGACCAAGTGAGTTTTGTAATGACCACATTTAATGGCCCCCTTATCTGAATGGACTGAGCCAGGGGAAGCATTTTTGGATCAACAGGATATCAGAGGGACTATGGGCTCAATTTAAACTGATGTTACCCTTAATCTAAATTTTGGCAGACACATTATTTCTTTCTAATGCATTAGTCAAGATTTTAGAACTGACAATCTTCGCAGATGTCAGTGATAGCTTAAGATTTTGTGAAATTATCATAGGTAATAAACCAGCATCCTAATTCACTGTGATTATGATATGACCTGTGACTTAACTTCAAGCAAGGTATCACAACACAAAATTACTTGCATCTTCATATGTTTCCCCTTTTCCAGTTTATCATG comes from Branchiostoma lanceolatum isolate klBraLanc5 chromosome 2, klBraLanc5.hap2, whole genome shotgun sequence and encodes:
- the LOC136428346 gene encoding RNA-binding protein MEX3B-like, with the protein product MPSSLFPDMEPANGGAPTSMGSQDEARALQLALDLAMLGLSGGSDQDDKMSNSGFDNDARNRKSSNMTECVPVPSSEHVAEIVGRQGCKIKALRAKTNTYIKTPVRGEEPVFVVTGRKEDVAMAKREIMSAAEHFSQIRAARKNNMNMGPGPNPNQPGQITIQVRVPYRVVGLVVGPKGATIKRIQQQTHTYIVTPSRDKEPVFEVTGMPENVDRAREEIEAHIAMRTGGLIDPVGDPDDFHRNGTETPLDHFGTAATVNDHNNYIPKGNPGHTNNYHSSSNNILPRNLSEPSNFFKFPGTNGSGTVPDFNPNNYTSSSSNGLAFDTFNNFTPGDDRDLGIGESPPFDPAPAPPSNMWAPLDLVPNSRSGSSVTAALFGSNAANGTIPNVQRRSSSISGSSGHPRLSPTLSDSNEHPTARRVRSDPLSGGPTMFTPLPGSGFSTSVSSVQSGSSTSISSSPTDSTGSLPPRSKNKKDCMICYESEVVAALVPCGHNLFCMECANRLCEKKDAECPVCHTTISQAIRIFS